In the Arachis ipaensis cultivar K30076 chromosome B10, Araip1.1, whole genome shotgun sequence genome, one interval contains:
- the LOC107622817 gene encoding costars family protein — protein MNVEEEVGRLREEIKRLGTLQSDGSYKVTFGTLFNDDQCANIFEALVGTLRAAKKRKVLTYDGELLLQGVHDNVEITLNPTPAAAN, from the exons ATGAATGTAGAAGAGGAGGTTGGGCGCCTCAGGGAAGAGATCAAGAGGCTTGGCACACTCCAATCAGATGGTTCTTACAAG GTTACATTTGGGACATTATTTAACGATGACCAATGTGCAAATATATTTGAAGCGCTTGTTGGGACACTGAGAGCAGCTAAAAAGCGAAAAGTGCTCACATACGACGGTGAACTACTGCTTCAAGGAGTGCATGATAATGTCGAAATCACTCTTAATCCAACCCCTGCTGCTGCCAACTGA
- the LOC107622816 gene encoding KH domain-containing protein HEN4 (The sequence of the model RefSeq protein was modified relative to this genomic sequence to represent the inferred CDS: added 64 bases not found in genome assembly), with amino-acid sequence MDKTFLSPSAKRSVPALPDPNTFPPNGSSKRARSSSKTQPPPLSVPQGHVAFRLLCQASRIGGVIGKSGSVIKSLQQSTGTKIRIEDAPAEVQDRLIVVVGEGTISGRVSLSGGEAVEVSKAQEALLKVFDRILEVAAETEGIEVGDRVVCSRLVADAAQVGSVIGKGGKIVDKIRKDTGCRIRAFTDNSAPSTSSSDEVIEIEGNVSSVKKALLAVSRRLQDFPPPDRTKMMGSKPYEVVQDETLVSVPHHETLAAVQRESFTAVPHETFTTAPRETLNDLHVDHLLQRSSLLSSFSSSSNSYATGIHSLSVEDNIGSSLEPKAVQLEVCFRILCSNDRVGGVIGKGGAIVKALQNETGATISIGPLVGECEDRVITVTASENSESKYSPAQKAVVLVYSRSIEAGIEKGLDSGFKGSSVTARLLVPSNQVGCLLGKGGVIVSEMRKATGASIRIIGSDQAPKCSSDNDQVVQISGEFSSVQDALYNATGRLRDNLIISSQNSAGTRSQNSVRADSSLSSARADTSLSSARADTSPYGRLRDTVPLSGQPAFGVSPCLTRHTLSQSIDHHALAHNLDHSLGRHSLSQSLDHHALPYNLDHSMGRHVSQSLDRHALVQNLDHSLSRHSLSQSLDDHAFAQNLDHSLGRHNLSQSIDHHALAQNLDYSLGRHGLSQGNDHHALSWNVDHPSSPGLWAPSTVAGINSRGINDLSWGMTSRKGGLELVSGSKSAIVTSTTVEIVVPDDTIDSVYGENGSNLARLRQISGAKVVIHEPRPGTSDRTIVISGTPDETQAAQSLLQAFILSGSS; translated from the exons ATGGATAAAACCTTTCTCTCTCCTTCAGCGAAGCGCTCCGTACCTGCTCTACCCGACCCGAACACGTTTCCGCCAAACGGATCCTCCAAGCGCGCCAGGTCTTCGTCTAAGACTCAGCCACCGCCGCTCTCCGTGCCTCAGGGCCACGTGGCATTTCGCCTCCTCTGCCAGGCCTCCCGAATCGGCGGCGTCATCGGAAAGTCCGGTTCCGTCATCAAGAGCCTCCAGCAGTCCACTGGCACCAAGATCCGCATCGAGGACGCGCCGGCGGAGGTGCAGGACAGGCTCATAGTGGTCGTCGGCGAGGGGACAATTTCCGGGAGGGTTTCTCTAAGCGGCGGCGAGGCCGTCGAGGTATCGAAGGCACAGGAAGCGCTCTTGAAGGTGTTTGATAGGATTCTAGAGGTTGCGGCGGAGACGGAGGGGATTGAGGTTGGGGATAGGGTTGTTTGCAGCCGGCTGGTGGCTGACGCGGCGCAGGTTGGTTCGGTGATTGGGAAGGGCGGGAAGATTGTGGATAAGATCAGGAAGGACACTGGGTGTAGAATAAGGGCTTTCACCGACAATTCGGCACCTTCCACTTCCTCTTCCGACGAAGTGATTGAG ATAGAAGGCAATGTGTCATCCGTTAAGAAGGCACTTCTTGCGGTTTCTCGCCGTCTTCAAGATTTTCCTCCTCCTGATAGAACAAAGATGATGGGAAGCAAACCATATGAAGTGGTTCAGGATGAAACTTTGGTTTCAGTTCCGCATCATGAGACTTTAGCCGCAGTTCAACGCGAGAGTTTTACCGCAGTTCCGCATGAGACTTTCACCACAGCTCCTCGTGAGACTTTAAATGATCTTCATGTGGACCATCTTCTGCAGAGAAGCTCTTTGCTAtcttctttctccagcagctCTAACAGCTATGCCACTGGAATTCATTCATTATC ATTCTTTGTTCAAATGATCGGGTTGGCggtgttattggaaaaggtggtGCTATTGTGAAAGCTCTTCAAAATGAGACAGGGGCAACTATAAGTATCGGTCCTTTAGTAGGCGAGTGTGAGGATCGAGTAATTACTGTCACTGCTTCAGAg aaTTCTGAGTCAAAATATTCCCCAGCACAGAAGGCTGTTGTGCTTGTTTACTCAAGGTCCATTGAAGCTGGTATTGAGAAGGGGCTAGACTCTGGATTCAAGGGGTCATCTGTTACTGCACGACTTTTGGTTCCATCGAACCAAGTTGGTTGTTTGTTGGGAAAAGGCGGTGTAATTGTTTCAGAAATGCGGAAGGCAACGGGGGCTTCCATTAGAATAATTGGTTCTGATCAGGCTCCAAAATGTTCATCAGATAATGATCAAGTCGTACAG ATATCAGGAGAGTTTTCAAGTGTGCAAGATGCGTTGTACAATGCAACTGGTAGACTGAGAGATAATCTTATTATCAGTTCACAGAACAGTGCTGGAACAAGGAGTCAAAACTCTGTGCGAGCGGACTCCAGCCTTTCCTCTGCAAGAGCTGACACCAGCCTATCCTCTGCACGAGCTGATACCAGTCCCTATGGGCGATTAAGAGATACGGTTCCTCTTAGTGGCCAACCAGCTTTTGGCGTTTCTCCTTGTTTGACTAGACATACATTGTCTCAAAGTATTGATCATCATGCTCTTGCACATAATTTGGATCATAGTCTGGGTAGACATTCTTTGTCACAAAGCCTTGATCATCATGCTCTTCCATATAATTTAGATCATAGTATGGGTAGACATGTGTCACAAAGCCTCGATCGTCATGCTCTTGTGCAGAATTTAGATCATAGTCTGAGTAGACATAGTTTGTCACAAAGCCTTGATGATCATGCTTTTGCACAAAATTTAGATCATAGTCTGGGTAGACATAATTTGTCACAAAGCATTGATCATCATGCTCTAGCACAGAATTTAGATTATAGTCTAGGTAGGCATGGTTTGTCGCAAGGCAATGATCATCATGCTCTTTCGTGGAATGTAGACCATCCTTCTTCCCCAGGGTTATGGGCACCATCG ACAGTGGCTGGCATAAATTCAAGGGGAATTAATGATCTTAGTTGGGGAATGACATCTCGAAAAGGAGGCTTGGAACTTGTCAG TGGAAGTAAATCTGCTATTGTGACTAGTACAACTGTGGAAATTGTGGTTCCTGATGATACTATTGACTCTGTTTATGGGGAAAATGGTAGCAATTTGGCTCGTCTAAGACAG ATTTCAGGCGCTAAGGTTGTCATACATGAACCTCGTCCTGGAACAAGTGACAGGACTATTGTAATATCCGGTACTCCTGATGAAACCCAAGCGGCACAGAGCCTTCTCCAAGCATTCATTCTCAGTGGATCATCATGA
- the LOC107623402 gene encoding uncharacterized protein At4g38062-like isoform X1 produces MFNCIREDKKMDGVQRELEEAKEQVGKLKEECRIKTQLVESLKKDCFEASRKLQEAKQQGEKQASRLVLNSEEIFELKKIQEDLKSSLREKETHIMYLSAENKKIQADCNERMVQLEENNRKLVLDLDEVNARNTFLEHNACASSKEISGLKTLLSATEKKCLEAEEKAREAKILRRRDDVILQLEEENISTHDKIKWRNEQFKHLEEAHEQLRVQFQSSREEWEKERALLLDQLSSLQISLDSQTRIAEGLQSRLEMCNHALAREESKRKLLEAEISEFKSHFENVFTQCEEKKSEIQQLNILRNEEIVQLRSSLGDKEMLVREMEHKIVRLEQDNKELGELLKELREAQIHNAGANSLVSKLRNKLKKLEEVHKNCSLMLKSKESEWSCQAEKMEADISTFKSTLNTKEQEIRELQTELEKCFCAIEEKHMELLIFKSQLAEADSKSFLTETDKAVCISENEDLLCLSTEHMRLKDDSQKAMARECLVLEEELERLKKMLDESSEGQLVLKEQLLQVENTLKYEKGVAFEALEMLKLEVANKNDEISRLDCELQNWKSTAEALDISFKEIQATCEKMEASLLSQAENEELLKHENGNLIRIVKDQERKTEDLQQQIALLEKQYAEITEEAERCKQEKKELVQISEERDCCINNLQKDIAFACLKQESLRKEIEDAIVAQLAAENALEQEKKILLNIIAKKDQTINHFQELASAMEQDLLSAACLAFLEQVENSVEVSVLHEALKEAESLAKQEIEEKNMKIVKSELEMTNLLENSVRTEQSFLCLKQDSKQLQASLEVMKLETERLSDKQHSMEGIITKLKFERENLLQEIMKLTTERDSMLLYIEDVCDRIGEMSSEDMHLMEKLGNILSTSIDENETGMDSVLCDKLHDSDKANGFHFPLRTKRVEENLDGRSPLREVNSWHV; encoded by the coding sequence ATGTTTAACTGTATCAGGGAAGATAAGAAAATGGATGGTGTCCAGAGAGAGTTAGAGGAAGCAAAAGAACAGGTGGGGAAGCTTAAGGAAGAATGCCGAATCAAAACACAGCTGGTTGAGAGTTTAAAGAAAGATTGCTTTGAAGCTTCTCGTAAACTTCAAGAAGCTAAGCAGCAGGGTGAGAAACAGGCTAGCCGACTCGTTCTTAATTCCGAGGAGATATTTGAACTGAAGAAGATTCAAGAAGATCTCAAGTCTAGTTTGCGCGAGAAAGAAACACATATTATGTATTTGAGTGCAGAGAATAAGAAGATCCAAGCTGATTGTAATGAGAGAATGGTGCAATTGGAAGAAAATAACAGAAAGCTGGTTTTGGATTTAGATgaagtaaatgctagaaacacTTTTCTGGAACATAATGCTTGTGCCAGCAGTAAGGAAATCTCGGGCCTCAAGACACTTCTTTCGGCTACAGAGAAGAAGTGTTTGGAGGCAGAAGAGAAGGCTAGAGAAGCTAAAATTTTGAGGAGGAGAGATGACGTGATTCTGCAATTGGAGGAAGAAAATATAAGCACACATGACAAAATTAAGTGGAGGAATGAACAGTTCAAACACCTCGAAGAAGCACACGAACAGCTGCGAGTTCAGTTCCAATCAAGCAGAGAAGAGTGGGAGAAGGAGAGAGCTCTACTGCTTGATCAGTTATCTTCCTTGCAGATTAGTTTGGATTCTCAAACAAGAATTGCTGAGGGGCTCCAATCCCGTTTAGAGATGTGCAATCATGCATTAGCTCGCGAAGAAAGCAAGAGGAAACTCCTGGAGGCTGAAATTTCCGAATTCAAGTCTCACTTCGAGAATGTTTTTACCCAGTGTGAAGAGAAAAAGTCAGAGATACAACAATTGAACATACTGAGAAATGAAGAGATAGTGCAGCTCAGAAGTTCATTAGGGGACAAGGAGATGCTGGTGAGGGAAATGGAACATAAAATTGTTCGCCTTGAACAAGATAATAAGGAACTGGGAGAATTACTCAAAGAACTTAGAGAAGCTCAAATCCATAATGCTGGTGCAAATTCTTTGGTATCTAAGCTCCGCAACAAGCTCAAAAAGTTGGAAGAGGTGCATAAAAACTGTTCCTTGATGCTCAAGTCTAAGGAATCAGAATGGAGTTGTCAAGCGGAAAAGATGGAAGCAGATATCAGTACTTTCAAGTCTACACTGAACACCAAAGAACAAGAAATAAGGGAGCTTCAAACAGAACTTGAGAAGTGTTTTTGTGCAATTGAAGAGAAACATATGGAACTCTTGATCTTTAAATCACAACTTGCAGAGGCTGACTCAAAATCATTTTTGACAGAAACTGATAAAGCAGTTTGTATCAGTGAGAATGAAGATTTGCTTTGTCTCAGTACAGAGCATATGAGATTGAAAGATGATTCACAGAAGGCTATGGCAAGAGAATGTTTAGTGTTGGAGGAAGAGCTTGAACGACTGAAGAAAATGCTAGACGAATCATCTGAAGGCCAGCTTGTTTTGAAAGAGCAACTCTTGCAGGTGGAAAACACCCTAAAATATGAAAAGGGTGTTGCATTTGAGGCTCTAGAAATGCTGAAACTTGAAGTGGCCAATAAAAATGATGAGATCTCCCGATTAGATTGTGAATTACAGAATTGGAAGTCAACTGCCGAAGCCCTTGACATTTCTTTCAAAGAAATTCAGGCAACTTGTGAAAAGATGGAAGCTTCCCTTCTTTCACAAGCTGAGAATGAAGAACTCCTTAAGCATGAAAATGGAAACCTTATCCGCATTGTCAAGGATCAGGAGAGGAAAACTGAAGATCTTCAGCAACAGATAGCTTTATTGGAAAAGCAATATGCAGAGATAACGGAGGAAGCAGAAAGATGTAAGCAAGAGAAGAAGGAACTAGTCCAAATTTCAGAAGAGAGAGATTGTTGCATAAATAATCTTCAAAAAGATATAGCCTTTGCTTGCTTGAAGCAAGAATCattgagaaaagaaatagaaGATGCAATTGTTGCACAACTAGCTGCTGAAAATGCCCTAGAGCAAGAGAAAAAGATACTTTTGAACATTATAGCCAAGAAGGATCAAACTATCAACCACTTTCAGGAACTAGCTTCAGCAATGGAGCAAGATTTGTTAAGTGCAGCGTGCTTGGCTTTCTTGGAACAGGTGGAAAATTCGGTTGAGGTCAGTGTGCTTCATGAGGCCTTAAAGGAAGCAGAATCCCTGGCAAAACAGGAAATTGAAGAGAAGAACATGAAAATAGTAAAATCAGAGTTGGAAATGACCAATTTGCTCGAGAACTCTGTGCGCACTGAACAATCATTCTTATGTTTAAAGCAAGATTCAAAGCAGCTTCAAGCGTCTCTTGAAGTCATGAAGTTGGAAACTGAAAGATTGTCTGATAAACAGCACAGCATGGAAGGTATAATTACAAAGCTCAAGTTTGAGAGAGAAAATTTGCTCCAAGAAATCATGAAATTAACAACAGAAAGGGACAGTATGTTGCTATATATTGAAGATGTCTGTGATAGGATTGGAGAGATGTCTAGTGAGGATATGCACTTGATGGAGAAGTTGGGAAATATACTGAGCACCTCCATAGATGAAAATGAAACAGGCATGGACTCGGTACTGTGCGACAAGCTGCACGATTCTGATAAAGCAAATGGTTTTCATTTTCCTCTCAGAACTAAAAGAGTTGAAGAAAATTTAGATGGACGATCGCCACTGAGAGAGGTTAACAGTTGGCATGTGTAA
- the LOC107623402 gene encoding uncharacterized protein At4g38062-like isoform X2, whose protein sequence is MDGVQRELEEAKEQVGKLKEECRIKTQLVESLKKDCFEASRKLQEAKQQGEKQASRLVLNSEEIFELKKIQEDLKSSLREKETHIMYLSAENKKIQADCNERMVQLEENNRKLVLDLDEVNARNTFLEHNACASSKEISGLKTLLSATEKKCLEAEEKAREAKILRRRDDVILQLEEENISTHDKIKWRNEQFKHLEEAHEQLRVQFQSSREEWEKERALLLDQLSSLQISLDSQTRIAEGLQSRLEMCNHALAREESKRKLLEAEISEFKSHFENVFTQCEEKKSEIQQLNILRNEEIVQLRSSLGDKEMLVREMEHKIVRLEQDNKELGELLKELREAQIHNAGANSLVSKLRNKLKKLEEVHKNCSLMLKSKESEWSCQAEKMEADISTFKSTLNTKEQEIRELQTELEKCFCAIEEKHMELLIFKSQLAEADSKSFLTETDKAVCISENEDLLCLSTEHMRLKDDSQKAMARECLVLEEELERLKKMLDESSEGQLVLKEQLLQVENTLKYEKGVAFEALEMLKLEVANKNDEISRLDCELQNWKSTAEALDISFKEIQATCEKMEASLLSQAENEELLKHENGNLIRIVKDQERKTEDLQQQIALLEKQYAEITEEAERCKQEKKELVQISEERDCCINNLQKDIAFACLKQESLRKEIEDAIVAQLAAENALEQEKKILLNIIAKKDQTINHFQELASAMEQDLLSAACLAFLEQVENSVEVSVLHEALKEAESLAKQEIEEKNMKIVKSELEMTNLLENSVRTEQSFLCLKQDSKQLQASLEVMKLETERLSDKQHSMEGIITKLKFERENLLQEIMKLTTERDSMLLYIEDVCDRIGEMSSEDMHLMEKLGNILSTSIDENETGMDSVLCDKLHDSDKANGFHFPLRTKRVEENLDGRSPLREVNSWHV, encoded by the coding sequence ATGGATGGTGTCCAGAGAGAGTTAGAGGAAGCAAAAGAACAGGTGGGGAAGCTTAAGGAAGAATGCCGAATCAAAACACAGCTGGTTGAGAGTTTAAAGAAAGATTGCTTTGAAGCTTCTCGTAAACTTCAAGAAGCTAAGCAGCAGGGTGAGAAACAGGCTAGCCGACTCGTTCTTAATTCCGAGGAGATATTTGAACTGAAGAAGATTCAAGAAGATCTCAAGTCTAGTTTGCGCGAGAAAGAAACACATATTATGTATTTGAGTGCAGAGAATAAGAAGATCCAAGCTGATTGTAATGAGAGAATGGTGCAATTGGAAGAAAATAACAGAAAGCTGGTTTTGGATTTAGATgaagtaaatgctagaaacacTTTTCTGGAACATAATGCTTGTGCCAGCAGTAAGGAAATCTCGGGCCTCAAGACACTTCTTTCGGCTACAGAGAAGAAGTGTTTGGAGGCAGAAGAGAAGGCTAGAGAAGCTAAAATTTTGAGGAGGAGAGATGACGTGATTCTGCAATTGGAGGAAGAAAATATAAGCACACATGACAAAATTAAGTGGAGGAATGAACAGTTCAAACACCTCGAAGAAGCACACGAACAGCTGCGAGTTCAGTTCCAATCAAGCAGAGAAGAGTGGGAGAAGGAGAGAGCTCTACTGCTTGATCAGTTATCTTCCTTGCAGATTAGTTTGGATTCTCAAACAAGAATTGCTGAGGGGCTCCAATCCCGTTTAGAGATGTGCAATCATGCATTAGCTCGCGAAGAAAGCAAGAGGAAACTCCTGGAGGCTGAAATTTCCGAATTCAAGTCTCACTTCGAGAATGTTTTTACCCAGTGTGAAGAGAAAAAGTCAGAGATACAACAATTGAACATACTGAGAAATGAAGAGATAGTGCAGCTCAGAAGTTCATTAGGGGACAAGGAGATGCTGGTGAGGGAAATGGAACATAAAATTGTTCGCCTTGAACAAGATAATAAGGAACTGGGAGAATTACTCAAAGAACTTAGAGAAGCTCAAATCCATAATGCTGGTGCAAATTCTTTGGTATCTAAGCTCCGCAACAAGCTCAAAAAGTTGGAAGAGGTGCATAAAAACTGTTCCTTGATGCTCAAGTCTAAGGAATCAGAATGGAGTTGTCAAGCGGAAAAGATGGAAGCAGATATCAGTACTTTCAAGTCTACACTGAACACCAAAGAACAAGAAATAAGGGAGCTTCAAACAGAACTTGAGAAGTGTTTTTGTGCAATTGAAGAGAAACATATGGAACTCTTGATCTTTAAATCACAACTTGCAGAGGCTGACTCAAAATCATTTTTGACAGAAACTGATAAAGCAGTTTGTATCAGTGAGAATGAAGATTTGCTTTGTCTCAGTACAGAGCATATGAGATTGAAAGATGATTCACAGAAGGCTATGGCAAGAGAATGTTTAGTGTTGGAGGAAGAGCTTGAACGACTGAAGAAAATGCTAGACGAATCATCTGAAGGCCAGCTTGTTTTGAAAGAGCAACTCTTGCAGGTGGAAAACACCCTAAAATATGAAAAGGGTGTTGCATTTGAGGCTCTAGAAATGCTGAAACTTGAAGTGGCCAATAAAAATGATGAGATCTCCCGATTAGATTGTGAATTACAGAATTGGAAGTCAACTGCCGAAGCCCTTGACATTTCTTTCAAAGAAATTCAGGCAACTTGTGAAAAGATGGAAGCTTCCCTTCTTTCACAAGCTGAGAATGAAGAACTCCTTAAGCATGAAAATGGAAACCTTATCCGCATTGTCAAGGATCAGGAGAGGAAAACTGAAGATCTTCAGCAACAGATAGCTTTATTGGAAAAGCAATATGCAGAGATAACGGAGGAAGCAGAAAGATGTAAGCAAGAGAAGAAGGAACTAGTCCAAATTTCAGAAGAGAGAGATTGTTGCATAAATAATCTTCAAAAAGATATAGCCTTTGCTTGCTTGAAGCAAGAATCattgagaaaagaaatagaaGATGCAATTGTTGCACAACTAGCTGCTGAAAATGCCCTAGAGCAAGAGAAAAAGATACTTTTGAACATTATAGCCAAGAAGGATCAAACTATCAACCACTTTCAGGAACTAGCTTCAGCAATGGAGCAAGATTTGTTAAGTGCAGCGTGCTTGGCTTTCTTGGAACAGGTGGAAAATTCGGTTGAGGTCAGTGTGCTTCATGAGGCCTTAAAGGAAGCAGAATCCCTGGCAAAACAGGAAATTGAAGAGAAGAACATGAAAATAGTAAAATCAGAGTTGGAAATGACCAATTTGCTCGAGAACTCTGTGCGCACTGAACAATCATTCTTATGTTTAAAGCAAGATTCAAAGCAGCTTCAAGCGTCTCTTGAAGTCATGAAGTTGGAAACTGAAAGATTGTCTGATAAACAGCACAGCATGGAAGGTATAATTACAAAGCTCAAGTTTGAGAGAGAAAATTTGCTCCAAGAAATCATGAAATTAACAACAGAAAGGGACAGTATGTTGCTATATATTGAAGATGTCTGTGATAGGATTGGAGAGATGTCTAGTGAGGATATGCACTTGATGGAGAAGTTGGGAAATATACTGAGCACCTCCATAGATGAAAATGAAACAGGCATGGACTCGGTACTGTGCGACAAGCTGCACGATTCTGATAAAGCAAATGGTTTTCATTTTCCTCTCAGAACTAAAAGAGTTGAAGAAAATTTAGATGGACGATCGCCACTGAGAGAGGTTAACAGTTGGCATGTGTAA
- the LOC107623403 gene encoding magnesium-dependent phosphatase 1 isoform X1, protein MGDVEKVKEEAVQILGASEVLPKLVVFDLDYTLWPFYCECRSKREMPSLYPHATGILLALKQKGIHLAIASRSPTPHIASSFLNKLNLNSIFVAQEIFSSWTHKTDHFQKIHSTTGVPFNSMLFFDDENRNIQAVSKMGVTSVLVGNGVNLGALREGLTRFSQNWNASQKNKQRWLDKYSKKPDTSNSSNLP, encoded by the exons atgggggATGTGGAGAAGGTGAAGGAGGAGGCTGTGCAGATATTGGGAGCGTCAGAGGTTTTACCTAAACTGGTGGTTTTCGATCTCGATTACACTCTCTGGCCTTTCTACTG TGAGTGCCGGTCGAAGCGCGAGATGCCTTCTCTGTATCCTCATGCCACTGGCATCTTGCTCGCTCTCAAACAAAAAGGCATCCATCTTGCCATTGCTTCTAGATCCCCCACTCCTCACATCGCTTCTTCTTTCCTTAACAAACTCAACCTTAATTCCATCTTTGTTGCCCAg GAGATATTTTCAAGTTGGACACACAAAACAGATCATTTCCAGAAAATTCATTCCACAACTGGGGTTCCCTTCAACTCTATGCTCTTTTTTGATGATGAGAATAGGAACATCCAAGCG GTATCAAAGATGGGAGTGACAAGCGTCTTGGTTGGGAATGGGGTCAACCTTGGAGCACTAAGAGAAGGGCTTACAAGATTCTCTCAAAACTGGAATGCATCTCAGAAGAACAAGCAGAGATGGTTGGACAAGTACTCTAAGAAGCCAGATACTTCCAACAGTTCAAATCTCCCATAA
- the LOC107623403 gene encoding magnesium-dependent phosphatase 1 isoform X2, with translation MGDVEKVKEEAVQILGASEVLPKLVVFDLDYTLWPFYCECRSKREMPSLYPHATGILLALKQKGIHLAIASRSPTPHIASSFLNKLNLNSIFVAQEIFSSWTHKTDHFQKIHSTTGVPFNSMLFFDDENRNIQALSCKSGMIGIIGIKDGSDKRLGWEWGQPWSTKRRAYKILSKLECISEEQAEMVGQVL, from the exons atgggggATGTGGAGAAGGTGAAGGAGGAGGCTGTGCAGATATTGGGAGCGTCAGAGGTTTTACCTAAACTGGTGGTTTTCGATCTCGATTACACTCTCTGGCCTTTCTACTG TGAGTGCCGGTCGAAGCGCGAGATGCCTTCTCTGTATCCTCATGCCACTGGCATCTTGCTCGCTCTCAAACAAAAAGGCATCCATCTTGCCATTGCTTCTAGATCCCCCACTCCTCACATCGCTTCTTCTTTCCTTAACAAACTCAACCTTAATTCCATCTTTGTTGCCCAg GAGATATTTTCAAGTTGGACACACAAAACAGATCATTTCCAGAAAATTCATTCCACAACTGGGGTTCCCTTCAACTCTATGCTCTTTTTTGATGATGAGAATAGGAACATCCAAGCG CTGAGTTGTAAGAGTGGTATGATTGGGATCATAGGTATCAAAGATGGGAGTGACAAGCGTCTTGGTTGGGAATGGGGTCAACCTTGGAGCACTAAGAGAAGGGCTTACAAGATTCTCTCAAAACTGGAATGCATCTCAGAAGAACAAGCAGAGATGGTTGGACAAGTACTCTAA